A window from Candidatus Nitrospira neomarina encodes these proteins:
- a CDS encoding sugar ABC transporter substrate-binding protein — protein MSQKILCKKTAGMFVVAFIVLGALFAGCTGGSGEDDILEIKFWAMGREGEIVPEVLKEFERENPGVHVVVQQIPWTSAHEKLLTAFAGDALPDVAQIGNTWIAEFAALDAVAGLDEMAGASSVIKEEDYFPGIWATNVVGDSLYGVPWYVDTRLLFFRQDILRAAGIVRPPRDWAEWMHAATAVKQHVGKDNFAFYVPLNEYEMQVSLALQQGVPLLRDGNRYGNFSSPELVAAFDFYLDFFRKGLAPPSSETDIANVWDEFARGHFTFYLTGPWNIGEFRRRLPADLQDDWMTSILPGPSGPGASTAGGSSLVVFKHSEHKDAAFRLVEFLSRPEIQQQFYEISGNLPPRRSSWRGDRLESDPYLVAFREQLERALPAPKIPEWERIVQELRTVTERAVHEKWTAAEAARELDSRIDRILEKRRWMLARDGGEGA, from the coding sequence ATGAGCCAAAAAATATTGTGTAAAAAAACAGCGGGGATGTTTGTAGTTGCCTTCATTGTGCTGGGTGCATTGTTTGCCGGATGCACGGGCGGGAGCGGTGAGGATGACATTCTGGAAATTAAGTTCTGGGCGATGGGCCGTGAAGGGGAGATTGTGCCTGAGGTGCTTAAGGAGTTTGAACGCGAGAATCCGGGGGTTCATGTCGTAGTCCAGCAGATTCCCTGGACCTCGGCTCATGAAAAACTGTTGACGGCATTTGCCGGAGACGCTTTGCCTGATGTTGCCCAGATTGGCAATACCTGGATCGCGGAGTTTGCGGCGCTTGATGCCGTTGCCGGGCTGGACGAGATGGCAGGTGCTTCTTCCGTGATTAAGGAAGAGGATTATTTCCCGGGGATCTGGGCGACGAACGTCGTCGGCGATTCACTGTACGGGGTGCCCTGGTATGTGGATACGCGGCTGCTCTTTTTCCGGCAGGATATTCTCAGGGCCGCCGGTATTGTTCGCCCTCCACGTGACTGGGCTGAATGGATGCATGCCGCGACAGCCGTGAAGCAACACGTTGGAAAAGACAACTTTGCCTTTTACGTGCCACTGAATGAATATGAGATGCAGGTGTCCCTTGCTCTTCAACAAGGGGTGCCGTTGCTGCGGGACGGAAATCGGTATGGCAATTTTTCCAGTCCTGAGCTGGTGGCCGCTTTTGATTTTTATCTCGACTTTTTTCGAAAGGGGCTGGCACCACCTTCCAGTGAAACTGACATTGCCAATGTGTGGGATGAGTTTGCACGCGGTCACTTTACCTTCTATCTCACCGGGCCGTGGAATATTGGAGAATTCCGCCGCCGGTTGCCTGCCGATTTGCAGGATGACTGGATGACGTCCATTCTGCCGGGGCCTTCGGGTCCGGGTGCCTCGACAGCGGGCGGTTCCAGCCTGGTGGTGTTTAAACATTCAGAACATAAAGATGCAGCATTCCGGCTGGTGGAATTTCTGTCCCGTCCCGAAATCCAGCAGCAGTTTTATGAGATCAGCGGCAATCTGCCGCCCAGGCGGTCAAGCTGGCGCGGAGACCGGCTTGAATCAGATCCGTATCTCGTGGCGTTCAGGGAGCAGCTTGAGCGCGCGCTGCCGGCACCGAAAATTCCTGAGTGGGAACGCATCGTGCAGGAATTGCGCACGGTGACGGAGCGTGCGGTGCATGAAAAATGGACGGCGGCCGAGGCGGCGCGTGAACTGGATAGCCGGATCGATCGCATTTTGGAGAAACGTCGTTGGATGCTGGCGCGGGATGGGGGAGAAGGGGCGTGA
- a CDS encoding DUF433 domain-containing protein: MKFTRITVNPRQMDGVPCIRGLRIPVATIMAMMADGMGTEEILKAYPHLGSGDVREALKYAGEAVREQELSLPSRA, from the coding sequence ATGAAATTTACACGAATCACCGTCAATCCTCGCCAAATGGATGGAGTGCCATGTATTCGGGGCCTTCGGATTCCCGTGGCCACTATTATGGCGATGATGGCAGACGGTATGGGCACAGAAGAGATCTTGAAGGCCTATCCTCATCTGGGCTCGGGGGATGTCCGCGAAGCCTTGAAATATGCGGGTGAGGCGGTCCGAGAGCAAGAGTTGTCGCTTCCTTCGAGGGCTTGA
- a CDS encoding carbohydrate ABC transporter permease: MKSSVAGWLFAGPALAIIAVFFFLPVLAAFALSLTDFDIYALADLSNLRFVGFQNYIELLQRPLFWQALGNTLYFVLVGAPLSVLVSLSGALLLNGQMVRFKGFFRTALFAPVVTTIVAVAVIWRYLLHTRYGLINYSLDWLGLPVVDWLGDPHFSMPSIILFAVWKNFGYNMIILLAGLQAIPGDLYEAARIDGANALQRFFHVTLPSLVPSLFLVGVLTMAGYFQLFAEPYVMTQGGPVQSTLSIIYLMYEEGFKWWSLGSASAVAFILFVFMIVAAIGQLVVMRRYGSGV, translated from the coding sequence GTGAAATCGTCTGTGGCAGGCTGGCTGTTTGCCGGGCCGGCGCTGGCGATCATTGCCGTCTTTTTCTTTCTGCCGGTGCTGGCGGCCTTTGCTCTCAGTCTGACGGATTTTGATATTTATGCCCTGGCCGACCTTTCCAACCTGCGATTTGTGGGATTCCAAAATTATATTGAGCTGTTGCAACGGCCGCTGTTCTGGCAGGCCCTGGGTAATACGCTGTATTTCGTGCTGGTCGGTGCGCCTCTCTCTGTTTTGGTGTCACTGTCGGGGGCCCTGTTGCTGAACGGGCAGATGGTACGGTTCAAAGGATTCTTCAGGACGGCCCTGTTTGCGCCGGTGGTGACGACGATTGTGGCGGTGGCAGTGATCTGGCGCTATCTTCTGCATACCCGTTATGGCTTGATCAATTATTCCCTCGATTGGTTGGGTCTTCCCGTTGTGGACTGGCTGGGGGATCCGCATTTTTCCATGCCATCCATCATTCTTTTCGCTGTCTGGAAAAACTTCGGCTACAATATGATCATTCTTCTGGCGGGCCTCCAGGCGATACCCGGCGATTTGTATGAGGCTGCACGGATTGACGGGGCCAATGCCCTTCAGCGTTTTTTTCATGTCACCTTGCCTTCCCTCGTTCCTTCACTGTTTCTCGTCGGAGTACTGACCATGGCCGGATACTTCCAGCTTTTTGCCGAACCTTATGTGATGACACAGGGCGGACCCGTCCAGAGTACGCTCAGCATTATTTATCTGATGTATGAAGAAGGTTTTAAATGGTGGAGCCTTGGTTCGGCATCTGCCGTGGCCTTTATTCTTTTTGTGTTTATGATTGTGGCAGCAATTGGCCAGCTTGTGGTGATGCGACGGTATGGGAGTGGAGTGTGA
- a CDS encoding carbohydrate ABC transporter permease, whose amino-acid sequence MFGKSVRHLWRGSGVNVGLSVLAAFALIPLLWMLSVSFMAPGEASNFPPPLVPEHPTLANYIKLFEYSSMGRNFMNSLFVATAATLLSLTFNVAAGYAFAKLEFKGRHLLFRGLLSALVIPAQVSMIPLFLMLKGMGLVNSWIGVLIPFVASIFGIFLVRQYALSIPTELIESARLEGASELRIFRSVVVPLLTPILITLGLFTFMAAWNDFLWPLIVLTDSEKYTLPIALASLSREHVQDVELMMAGAVITVTPVLILFLMLQRFYMSGNLAGSVKG is encoded by the coding sequence ATGTTCGGTAAGTCGGTGAGACATCTGTGGAGAGGGTCAGGGGTGAATGTCGGCTTGTCGGTTCTGGCCGCGTTTGCCCTGATCCCGTTGCTGTGGATGCTGAGTGTGTCCTTTATGGCTCCGGGAGAGGCCAGCAATTTTCCGCCGCCGCTGGTACCGGAGCATCCGACGCTTGCCAACTATATCAAGCTTTTTGAATATTCGAGTATGGGCAGGAACTTCATGAATTCCCTGTTTGTCGCGACGGCGGCCACCCTGTTGTCACTGACGTTTAATGTAGCTGCCGGATATGCGTTTGCCAAACTGGAGTTTAAGGGGCGTCATCTGCTGTTCCGAGGGCTGTTGAGTGCTCTGGTCATTCCGGCCCAGGTGTCCATGATTCCCCTGTTCTTAATGTTGAAAGGGATGGGGCTGGTGAATAGTTGGATCGGTGTGCTGATCCCCTTTGTGGCCAGCATATTTGGTATATTTCTAGTACGGCAGTATGCCTTGTCCATTCCGACGGAACTGATCGAGTCGGCCCGGCTTGAAGGGGCCAGTGAATTACGCATATTCCGGTCGGTCGTGGTGCCGTTACTGACACCCATTCTGATTACACTGGGGCTGTTTACCTTTATGGCAGCATGGAATGATTTTCTGTGGCCGCTGATCGTCCTCACCGACAGTGAAAAGTATACTCTGCCGATTGCGCTGGCCTCTTTGTCACGGGAGCATGTGCAGGATGTCGAACTGATGATGGCCGGTGCGGTGATCACGGTGACCCCGGTCCTGATTCTTTTTCTGATGCTTCAGCGTTTTTATATGAGTGGAAATCTTGCGGGAAGTGTTAAAGGATGA
- a CDS encoding discoidin domain-containing protein, which produces MWCAAGFLLVGLAWLLVPVCAFGENPAVNDFRLVDGFERVGEWQTVATEYSEASLRMTEGVKGNALQLSYELRTAGTANVHRGLQLDLSNNFEIAFTLRGHAPQSTFEIRLVDDSGANVWWKQFHDYEFPDDWTTVRIRRSDIHFAWGPIKDHHLNTIAKFEFVILGETGDKGTVEFDTLRMRPLPEPPAVIPPVVAMAGDIPAPAVVDGNLETTWTADTSTELIFDLGYLRDLGGLTLRWAEGQMPEAMDMALSEDGTDWTTPHWELGTGPSSLGTIGYVRTAEAFGRYVRLTLTPASGERIGLLEARIEPPEFGQDDNRFLLSLAREANKGFYPRSFLGEQIYWTIVGPPQGGRAAMLSEDGAMEPGPGAFSIEPFFLENGSVLSWADGEHHHSLLDDYLPLPRVRRTHEGLSLEISAHRPPVPAGREGGTDGHARDVVTRYRVVNTGTIPRTLTLALAIRPMQVDPPTQILNLVGGVSNIDRIGWDGAVFQVNGDWSVYPELKPDHVSLAEFERAGFPHVQDAGASTVSQSLVAPGGFGSGVMYFHVDLKPGEVREVSVVTVLHSESGRPPDLDRVAIDAGEKAAADEWREILNQVDISGPPESMPMLNSLKTALAHMMITRDGPALRPGPRTYARSWIRDGAMMSESFLRLGHNDPAVEYARWYAPYQFSSGRVPCCVDKRGADPVVENDSHGELIFLIVDIYRYTGDRAFAEMMWPHVDKAAAALDTLRLSERTEHNRQSDRKAFYGLLPASVSHEGYLDRPAYSFWDNFWGLKGLNDAAFLAEELGYPDRAADIRADAAEFAADISASVSLLGEELGHVPGAADRKDFDPTSTTIALSPTGAAAALPRELLIATFEKAWSEFVARRDGTKEWAVYTPYEFRQVSALVRLGELERAHALLDFYMRDRRPAAWNQWSEVIGRVERDPRFIGDMPHTWVGSDFIRAVLDLFVYADTETGSLVIGAGLPRNWLQGEDIRVQGLRTPYGEVSYTARDEGGQVRIDLVGSTMPPGGYVLPSSLKGDVKVTFNGQAVDVRWTSP; this is translated from the coding sequence GTGTGGTGTGCAGCCGGCTTCCTCTTGGTGGGCCTAGCCTGGTTGTTAGTGCCGGTGTGCGCGTTTGGGGAGAATCCCGCCGTCAATGATTTTCGGTTGGTTGACGGTTTTGAACGTGTCGGAGAATGGCAGACTGTCGCCACGGAATACAGTGAGGCCTCGCTCAGGATGACAGAAGGCGTGAAGGGCAATGCGCTTCAACTGTCCTATGAACTCCGAACCGCCGGGACCGCCAATGTCCATCGGGGCCTTCAGCTTGATCTGTCAAACAATTTCGAGATCGCATTCACGCTTCGGGGGCATGCCCCACAGTCTACTTTTGAGATCCGGCTGGTTGATGACAGTGGAGCGAATGTCTGGTGGAAGCAGTTTCATGATTATGAATTTCCTGATGACTGGACAACCGTTCGTATTCGGCGAAGCGATATCCATTTTGCCTGGGGGCCGATCAAGGACCATCATCTGAACACGATCGCCAAATTTGAGTTTGTGATTCTTGGCGAAACCGGTGACAAGGGGACAGTCGAATTCGATACCCTCCGGATGCGGCCACTTCCTGAACCGCCCGCCGTGATTCCGCCGGTCGTGGCAATGGCCGGCGACATCCCTGCCCCTGCCGTCGTGGACGGTAATCTTGAAACCACCTGGACGGCCGACACATCCACGGAACTTATATTTGATCTGGGCTATTTGCGCGATCTTGGCGGACTGACCTTGCGATGGGCCGAGGGTCAGATGCCGGAGGCGATGGACATGGCCCTTTCCGAAGACGGAACAGACTGGACCACGCCGCACTGGGAATTAGGTACCGGGCCTTCCTCGCTGGGGACCATCGGGTATGTGCGAACGGCAGAGGCGTTCGGGCGTTATGTTCGTCTTACACTGACCCCGGCATCGGGCGAACGGATTGGCTTGCTGGAGGCTCGGATTGAACCACCGGAATTCGGGCAGGATGACAATCGGTTTCTCCTGTCCTTAGCCAGGGAAGCCAACAAGGGATTCTATCCACGCAGTTTCCTGGGGGAGCAGATTTACTGGACTATCGTTGGCCCTCCTCAGGGTGGCCGGGCGGCCATGCTGTCTGAGGATGGCGCCATGGAACCGGGCCCCGGCGCGTTCTCGATTGAGCCGTTTTTTCTTGAGAATGGGTCGGTGCTGAGCTGGGCCGACGGCGAACATCACCACAGTCTGCTGGATGATTATCTGCCCTTGCCGCGCGTGCGCCGGACCCATGAGGGCCTATCATTGGAGATCAGTGCCCATCGTCCGCCTGTTCCCGCAGGAAGAGAAGGGGGAACGGACGGACATGCCCGGGATGTGGTGACCAGATATCGTGTGGTCAATACCGGCACGATTCCTCGAACACTCACACTGGCTCTTGCCATCCGCCCCATGCAGGTCGATCCGCCTACGCAGATTTTGAACCTTGTGGGTGGTGTCAGCAACATTGATCGGATCGGCTGGGATGGTGCTGTGTTTCAGGTGAATGGTGACTGGTCCGTGTATCCTGAGCTAAAGCCGGACCATGTCTCGCTCGCGGAATTTGAACGGGCCGGGTTCCCGCATGTGCAGGATGCCGGGGCAAGCACGGTTTCGCAAAGCCTCGTGGCGCCGGGAGGTTTCGGTTCCGGCGTCATGTATTTCCATGTTGATCTGAAGCCGGGTGAGGTTCGCGAAGTTTCTGTCGTCACGGTGCTCCATTCTGAAAGCGGGCGTCCGCCTGACCTGGATCGCGTGGCCATCGATGCTGGAGAAAAGGCCGCAGCCGATGAATGGCGGGAAATCCTCAATCAGGTGGACATTTCGGGCCCGCCTGAATCCATGCCGATGCTCAATAGTCTGAAAACCGCATTGGCTCATATGATGATCACGCGAGACGGGCCGGCACTGCGTCCAGGTCCACGCACCTACGCCCGTTCGTGGATACGTGATGGCGCGATGATGAGTGAAAGTTTCCTGCGTCTGGGGCACAACGACCCTGCTGTTGAGTATGCCCGCTGGTACGCACCGTACCAGTTCTCCAGTGGCAGAGTTCCGTGCTGTGTGGACAAGCGTGGCGCGGATCCGGTTGTGGAGAATGACAGCCACGGAGAACTGATTTTTCTGATTGTGGATATTTACCGGTACACCGGAGATCGTGCTTTTGCCGAGATGATGTGGCCCCATGTGGACAAGGCGGCGGCGGCCCTCGATACCTTGAGGCTGTCGGAACGCACGGAGCATAACCGTCAAAGTGATCGCAAGGCATTCTATGGGCTGTTACCGGCATCGGTGAGCCATGAAGGTTATTTGGATCGTCCGGCCTATTCATTCTGGGATAATTTCTGGGGTCTGAAAGGATTGAATGATGCGGCGTTTCTTGCTGAGGAACTGGGTTATCCTGACCGCGCAGCCGACATCAGGGCGGATGCCGCTGAATTTGCCGCAGACATCAGCGCGTCTGTCAGTTTGTTGGGGGAAGAACTCGGGCACGTGCCGGGGGCCGCAGATCGAAAAGATTTTGACCCGACATCCACGACGATCGCGCTTTCGCCGACCGGGGCGGCGGCCGCCCTGCCACGAGAGTTGCTGATAGCTACGTTTGAAAAAGCCTGGTCCGAGTTTGTGGCGCGGCGCGACGGCACCAAAGAGTGGGCTGTCTATACTCCTTATGAATTCCGTCAGGTGAGCGCGCTTGTGCGGTTGGGTGAACTGGAACGTGCCCATGCCCTGCTTGATTTTTATATGCGGGACCGTCGCCCGGCCGCGTGGAACCAATGGAGCGAAGTGATCGGGCGGGTTGAACGGGATCCGCGTTTCATTGGTGATATGCCCCATACCTGGGTGGGATCGGATTTCATCCGGGCGGTGCTTGATCTGTTTGTGTATGCTGATACAGAAACCGGCTCACTGGTCATCGGCGCGGGTCTCCCGCGGAATTGGTTGCAGGGTGAAGACATCCGGGTGCAGGGGCTGAGGACTCCGTATGGCGAAGTGTCCTATACGGCACGAGATGAAGGCGGGCAGGTGCGCATTGATTTGGTAGGATCGACCATGCCACCAGGCGGCTATGTCCTGCCGTCCTCGCTGAAAGGGGACGTCAAGGTAACCTTCAATGGACAGGCTGTGGACGTTCGCTGGACATCTCCATAA
- a CDS encoding GH1 family beta-glucosidase has translation MKKHATFPEGFLWGAATSAYQIEGAPLADGAGPSIWQRFAHTPGNILNGDTGDVACDHYHRWREDIALMKKLGLQAYRFSVAWGRIFPEGKGSLNEKGLDFYERLVDGLLEAGVEPLLTLYHWDLPAALDDLGGWLNPDIADWFADYGEAMYRRLDGRVKKWTTLNEPWVVTDGGYLHGVLAPGHSSHYEAPVAAHHLMRAHGAAVQAYRAVGAHEIGLVVNIEPKYPASDDPNDLAATNRADAYMNRQFLDPALLGSYPEEMKEIFGDAWPEWPAKDFELICQKIDFVGLNYYTRAVTGDGPDCLPVRARTVRQPHKTYTETGWEVYPDGLSDTLLWLKNRYGEMPLYITENGSAFFDPPKAIHGRVIDPVRMHYLNQHLCAVRTAIERGVDVRGYMAWSLMDNYEWSYGYAKRFGIVHVDFETLERTPKDTARYYSKIIESNGAVLDEPFLPLSVHT, from the coding sequence ATGAAAAAACACGCGACATTTCCCGAAGGGTTTCTCTGGGGTGCTGCCACATCGGCCTACCAGATTGAGGGGGCACCGCTGGCCGATGGTGCAGGTCCAAGCATCTGGCAGCGTTTTGCCCATACGCCGGGAAATATCCTGAATGGCGATACCGGTGACGTCGCCTGCGATCATTATCATCGCTGGCGCGAAGATATCGCCCTCATGAAGAAGCTGGGATTGCAGGCCTATCGGTTTTCGGTGGCCTGGGGGCGTATTTTTCCTGAAGGCAAAGGAAGCCTGAATGAGAAGGGCCTGGATTTCTACGAAAGACTTGTGGACGGCCTTTTGGAGGCCGGGGTTGAACCGCTCCTGACATTGTATCACTGGGATTTGCCTGCAGCGTTGGACGATCTTGGCGGATGGCTGAATCCGGACATTGCCGATTGGTTTGCGGATTATGGCGAAGCGATGTACCGGCGATTGGATGGGCGGGTTAAAAAATGGACCACACTCAATGAACCCTGGGTGGTCACGGATGGGGGCTATTTGCATGGCGTCCTGGCACCTGGGCATTCCTCTCACTATGAAGCGCCGGTTGCCGCCCATCATCTGATGCGCGCCCATGGTGCGGCCGTTCAGGCCTATCGTGCTGTCGGGGCTCATGAAATCGGCCTGGTGGTGAATATCGAGCCGAAGTATCCGGCATCGGATGACCCCAACGATCTGGCGGCTACCAATCGCGCGGATGCGTATATGAACCGGCAGTTTCTTGATCCCGCGCTACTGGGATCCTATCCGGAGGAAATGAAGGAGATCTTCGGGGATGCCTGGCCGGAATGGCCTGCCAAGGACTTCGAGCTTATTTGTCAGAAGATCGATTTTGTCGGGCTGAATTATTACACGCGTGCCGTGACAGGTGATGGACCGGACTGTTTGCCTGTCAGGGCCAGGACCGTTCGCCAGCCCCACAAGACCTACACGGAGACCGGGTGGGAGGTCTATCCGGACGGGCTTTCCGACACGCTTCTCTGGCTCAAGAATCGGTATGGGGAGATGCCGCTATATATCACCGAGAATGGCTCGGCCTTTTTTGATCCGCCGAAAGCAATTCATGGACGGGTTATTGATCCGGTACGGATGCACTACCTGAACCAGCATCTGTGCGCGGTCCGGACCGCGATTGAGAGAGGCGTTGATGTGCGTGGATATATGGCCTGGTCTCTAATGGACAACTATGAATGGTCCTATGGGTATGCCAAGCGATTCGGCATTGTGCATGTCGATTTTGAGACTCTTGAGCGCACGCCGAAGGATACAGCCCGGTATTATTCGAAAATTATCGAATCCAATGGTGCGGTTCTGGACGAACCCTTTCTGCCTCTTTCCGTGCATACGTAA
- a CDS encoding ABC transporter ATP-binding protein has product MASLTLRNIHKRFGKTAVLSGIDLDVADGEFAVIVGPSGCGKSTLLRTIAGLEEIDTGTIKIGETDVSRFPPSERGIAMVFQSYALYPHMTVYDNMSFGMKIAGASTAEIDQAVRAAAETLGLTALLERKPKELSGGQRQRTAIGRAIVRRPRIFLFDEPLSNLDASLRVRMRHEIARLHETLETTIIYVTHDQVEAMTLADRIVVLRDGCIEQTGSPHELYKYPANRFVSGFIGSPAMNFLDGVVVDRRQDITRVRLQSGATIQVNGVAGALPPDTPVTLGIRPEHLATGGDHNLVETQIKLVEPLGSHSYVYLETPDAEDLLIFRASGEFGFAKGDRLTVCIAADHCHLFGKDGKELRHKPSGNLTTSQGDH; this is encoded by the coding sequence ATGGCCAGTCTGACTCTGCGAAATATTCACAAACGTTTTGGCAAGACAGCCGTCTTATCGGGAATTGACCTTGATGTCGCCGATGGCGAGTTTGCGGTGATTGTCGGTCCCTCGGGTTGCGGCAAGTCAACGCTGTTGCGTACCATTGCGGGCCTCGAAGAGATCGATACGGGAACGATAAAAATCGGTGAGACCGATGTCTCGAGGTTTCCCCCTTCCGAGCGCGGTATCGCGATGGTGTTTCAGTCCTATGCGCTGTATCCGCATATGACGGTCTATGACAACATGAGCTTCGGGATGAAAATTGCCGGAGCTTCAACCGCAGAAATTGATCAGGCGGTGCGCGCGGCTGCCGAGACGCTCGGCCTGACCGCGCTGCTTGAGCGGAAACCGAAAGAGCTTTCCGGTGGACAGCGCCAGCGCACGGCCATTGGCCGGGCGATCGTCAGGCGTCCGCGAATCTTCCTCTTTGATGAACCGCTTTCCAATCTGGATGCCTCGCTTCGTGTGAGGATGCGTCATGAGATTGCACGACTGCACGAGACGCTTGAAACGACAATTATCTATGTCACGCATGACCAGGTCGAGGCCATGACGTTGGCGGATCGGATCGTGGTACTCCGCGATGGATGTATTGAACAGACGGGTTCCCCCCATGAACTGTACAAGTATCCTGCCAACCGCTTTGTTTCCGGCTTTATCGGATCGCCGGCCATGAATTTCCTGGACGGGGTCGTGGTCGATCGCCGCCAGGATATCACAAGGGTCCGACTTCAGAGTGGAGCGACGATCCAGGTGAATGGCGTTGCCGGAGCATTGCCCCCTGATACTCCGGTCACGCTTGGTATTCGTCCCGAGCATCTGGCGACGGGGGGTGATCACAACCTCGTCGAGACGCAGATCAAGCTGGTGGAGCCACTCGGCAGCCATTCCTATGTCTATCTGGAAACACCGGATGCTGAGGACCTGCTGATATTCCGCGCATCCGGCGAGTTCGGCTTCGCGAAGGGCGACCGGCTGACAGTGTGTATTGCGGCAGATCACTGCCATCTTTTCGGGAAAGACGGAAAGGAGCTTCGGCACAAACCTTCCGGAAACCTCACGACAAGTCAGGGAGATCACTGA